One genomic segment of Pirellulales bacterium includes these proteins:
- the ltrA gene encoding group II intron reverse transcriptase/maturase, with amino-acid sequence MAAAEGSESPVAKGATEHPADTRQLMEEVCERSNLWKALRRVVANGGSPGVDGMPVTRLKSYLRKYWPAIREQLLSGTYQPQPVKRVEIPKADGGVRKLGIPTALDRFIQQAVLQVLQARWDGTFAEQSFGFRPGRSAHQAVLAAQGYMADGCRWVVDIDLEKFFDRVNHDALMGRVAKRAEDKRLLKVIRAFLKAGVMENGLVGPTDEGTPQGGPLSPLLSNLMLDDLDQELTRRGLRFARYADDCNIYVRSRRAGQRVMESITRFIATKLKLKVNQAKSAVARPWERKFLGFSFTNGREPKRRIAPQALARFQERVRELTRRTRGVSLTQMVGQLARYMNGWRGYFGFCQSPSVLRDLDSWIRRRLRSVAWKQWKRGTRRYAELRRRHVGRDLAAQTAGSPHGPWRLSRSPALSFALPNASWASLGLPTLMPT; translated from the coding sequence ATGGCCGCCGCTGAAGGGTCCGAATCGCCCGTGGCGAAGGGTGCAACCGAACACCCGGCAGACACCCGGCAACTGATGGAGGAGGTATGCGAGCGATCTAACCTCTGGAAGGCGTTACGACGAGTCGTGGCCAACGGCGGTAGCCCAGGCGTGGACGGAATGCCCGTCACGCGTCTGAAAAGTTACCTGCGGAAGTATTGGCCGGCCATCCGTGAGCAACTGCTCTCGGGCACTTACCAGCCGCAGCCGGTGAAGCGGGTCGAGATTCCGAAAGCGGACGGCGGGGTGCGCAAGCTTGGCATTCCGACGGCGCTCGACCGCTTTATCCAGCAGGCGGTGCTTCAAGTCCTGCAAGCACGTTGGGACGGAACATTCGCGGAGCAGAGCTTCGGCTTTCGCCCCGGACGCTCGGCACATCAAGCGGTTTTGGCAGCCCAAGGCTACATGGCCGACGGCTGTCGCTGGGTGGTGGACATCGACCTGGAGAAATTCTTCGATCGGGTCAACCACGATGCCTTGATGGGCCGAGTGGCCAAACGGGCAGAAGACAAGCGGCTGCTCAAAGTCATCCGGGCGTTCCTCAAGGCCGGAGTGATGGAGAATGGCTTGGTCGGACCGACCGACGAAGGCACGCCGCAAGGCGGTCCTCTGTCTCCCTTGCTGAGCAATCTGATGCTCGACGATTTGGACCAAGAGCTGACGCGGCGTGGGCTGCGGTTCGCTCGCTACGCGGACGACTGTAATATCTACGTCCGCAGCCGGCGGGCTGGCCAGCGAGTGATGGAAAGCATTACGCGGTTCATCGCTACGAAGCTGAAGCTCAAGGTCAATCAAGCGAAGAGCGCGGTGGCTCGGCCGTGGGAGCGAAAGTTCCTGGGCTTCAGCTTCACCAATGGTCGAGAGCCAAAACGGCGAATTGCGCCGCAGGCTCTGGCCCGTTTTCAGGAGCGAGTACGGGAACTGACGCGGCGAACGCGGGGCGTCTCCTTGACACAGATGGTCGGACAACTGGCCCGCTATATGAATGGCTGGCGTGGTTACTTCGGCTTCTGCCAAAGCCCTTCGGTGCTTCGCGACCTCGACTCATGGATCCGGCGACGCTTGCGTAGCGTCGCCTGGAAGCAGTGGAAACGCGGAACACGCCGCTACGCGGAACTTCGCCGACGGCACGTGGGACGCGACTTGGCGGCTCAAACCGCCGGCAGCCCTCACGGACCCTGGCGATTGAGCCGCAGCCCGGCCCTTAGTTTCGCACTGCCGAACGCCTCCTGGGCATCGCTTGGCCTCCCCACCCTCATGCCGACGTGA